Genomic window (Vigna unguiculata cultivar IT97K-499-35 chromosome 10, ASM411807v1, whole genome shotgun sequence):
TAGGGTATAGAATAATAAAACAGACGCCTTTGTTTAATATCAAGGTAAAGTTGCATTTAAATATCAACTAACATAGACTTTCAACGatacttttttctttctggTTGTTAAAAAAGGGATTGAGTGAAGAGTGAGTGAGAGTGAGGTAAGAAATATTCAAACACTTTCATGAAAAATATGAGACTTCTTTCAGAACCTCAACTACTTGTGCTAACCTATATTTACACTTTTATGAATCTTAAACATGTATCTATTTCAATTCTAAATAAACCTATTTTGTTAACTactaataattttgataattattatttagcATCTAATCAGATTTGTTAGAAGTGAgctttaaatctaattcaactTTACAAAATCGACTTATAAGATAAGGTTTGtacctcatttatatattatgaattagtttTATCTCTGATCGATGTGAAACTtccaataaaatttgtaagaaaaaagttttattatttctttcaaaaatttattcaatGCATGGTTCAACCATAGAGGATCATATAAAAGggaataatttttttccacGAAATGTTAGGTAAAAGAAGATTGAAGAAGTGAAAATAAGCAGGGAAAATCCGTTGCAAATTAAGTACAGTAATAGCAGAAACCTTTTCAGCCATTCTATTGTTCAGTGTCAGCATTTGCGTCCCCTCTTTTCCAAATTCAACGGCTTTCTATCTCTCATTCATCCTTCCCTGTAACCAAGGTTTCTGCTTTCTTTTCCTTGCTTTCTTGTCTCACCAGTTTTTGTCCATTTTATTACTTCTTTCTCTGTTGGAAACAAGGAATTATCCAACTTTCTATCTCTTTTTACTGTTGCTTATGCTGTCACCAATGTGTGTGCTGTACAAGGAGAGAGTGGCACCTTGCCACAGTAATGAAATTTAACtccttacttttctttttcacatttaattttgttagaaaaaattCTATTTGAGACACATTTGTACTTTACGTATGTTTTATTGGAAAAAATTCAAACCTTGGTTTTTCACATTGTAGGTAATATAATTTACAAACTTTGCTGTGCACTCTGGAATAAGTACTTTCTTTTCAActttgttcttttcttcttagCTTTTCAGGATAGAAAAACTTGTATTAAGTGAAGTTCTCTTGGTTCTCTTCAAGATTTGTTGTTTTCACATTCCTAAATTGCGGAATATAAAAAAGATAGGGgcagaaaattaatattaaaatagagtTATTTTGTGAAGAACTAAATAGGTCTTTTGGATATAAAAGACGTACTAGAGATggtttttattacaaaaaaattgtaatttttgctaggaaaattatattattatttttccaaCGATATAAGCAAATCCCAGCAGTTTCAATCATTTCATGGCTGTTTCTCTTAAAAGTGATACTGGGTAAAGTCCATCCTCTGTACTCAAGCCTGCTTAAGTTTGTATAAGAACCTGttcatgagtttttttttttttaatctaggTAAATTTGTttccatatttataaaaatagacaaatttaaaaaaaaaaattgaaattgggtAGATGGTTACACATAATTTCATATAAGAACAAATTGTGTCCTTGATTTATGTTCAGCTCTAAAATCGTGAGAGTCAAGATGATTTGCAACTTAAAATCGTGTGGGATCATacgatttttattttttattataatcaattatgaaaggGGTGTAATTGATACAAAGAGTATGTTGTGCGTGCTCCTGACATAGTTGATACGTAAAACATTCACGGTAACAACATTAGACTTAAAGTGTTTCGAGGTTGAAGGGACTTgattaacaataaatttagtGTGTGGGTGGTGGAATTTGAGAAGGagtcaaaattatatattctctTATATTTCGTGTTTTAGTAGTTGTGATAAacatctaaataaattttattatttatctatatctatccaaaattttagaataaaaatagttatttaaaagaaattttaaaaataaaaaactttatcaaaatataataaaaaaatttagagatataattatttaaaataaaaatttataataatcaagtgacaattaaaaaaactgttataaaaaacatatggtatataattttttcttttatatttataaaataataaatataaaaaaatccatgaaaaatattatttattaaattaatattttactatcaacAAAAGaagttactttttattttcaataataaaaaaagatgtgatgaataataataaaaagcatAAGTTTAAGTCTAACTCCCTATTTTCCTTCCTATTTTCCTTCACAAACAAAAAGTAGTTGAATTACTTCctattttcaataatatatatatatatatatatatatatatatatatatatatatatatatatatatgagaaataaaaatagaaagcaTAAGTttgtgtttaactttttttttataaacaaaagaaaatatgtgaGAGGAAGAAtatgtgagaaaaaaaatcatagaaaatataaaaaatatcttaataaaactttttattttttattatatttaattttatgttttattattcattaacattaaatttaatattttataaaagaaaaaaaaatctacctAATCTGATCatcactaatataatatatatatatatatatatactctattaatttaaaatttttaaaaatttaggagCCATCCCTGGCTTTGTGGTGACAATTTATCTTTCACATCCTTTTTTCGGAATTCAAATAACTTTATATTGCAACCCATGAAAAGAAAGCAAACTCGAGCTTTCTGTTCCAATGATCAATACGTTCTTTCTTGTTAGGTTCATTACAACTTTattaagattttcttttttacttcaattttgaATGAAAGACAATAACAAAACCTTAATAGATCGTAAGTGTGAAAATCGTTTTAGTACacaatttcaaaatgattttagaGGGAGCTCAATTTAGaaatctttttgaaatttgaccatttttgtaattaaggAGTGAGATTTGCCTATGTTAGACAAAAAATCCCATGTTATGTGACATACTGCACTTTTGTTTCTCTTCCTTTCTCACTTCTCTTTTATATGAAATAGATAACTTTTATCTTAGAGATTTCTTTTTAGTGTACTGTTTATCATAACTAGCTCTCTCTGTTTTAGGTTCTGCATAATGTGATCATTCAGCTACTTTAGACAGACATCTAGATGTGGATATTTATAGTGGATCTGAAAACTgtctttgtttcaatttttgtgattcatttttttcatttcacttTCACCCATCTAGATCTACTCTATATATACTGTTCTGAAACTCTTGTCCACATGAAACAAATGAAGTAcataaagttgaaaattttagtaACTGGCAAAAGCATTATGAGCATTACTTTTGAAATCTGATTGAGATGCATCCTGTGGACACAgattaataagaaattatttatatgtgTCAATGAAGATGAGTGTTAATGAGAAGGTTCTTTTAGTGCTGTGTGAAACAAAAATAGCAAGAGTTGTTTTCATTgcagaagatgatgatgatgatgatgatatgtTCTTAAGTGTCTCTGTGTTCTGTATTTTAATATTCTTCATCTCATCTTTGTAATTTCCGTTTTCCCTCTATGATTGTCCTTCTCACATCTTGCTATGCTGTCATCATCAGTATCATAAAtctatattttgtttgaaacaaagttttcatgaaaaagaattatttatcgaaatatttctttttatacttGAAACTTAGAACTTTATACAAGAACTCATTTTTAAAATGTCCACCATGACATATCTATCTGCGTGTTCAGATGAGAGTTTTCTTCATAAATTGTAGGTCTTAAATTTAAGACTTTACATGTTCTACAAAGAAACAAACACTCATCAAATATAGCTAACTTTTTCGTGAAACATCCTTAttagataaatattatatacGTGACTTTAGTATAAGACAAttaaaaaatgggttaaatatgtttttagtctcttaatttttaatgaattttggaattagtctattttgatGAATTctagaattagtccattttgaaagtttggaccaatttagttcttcatctttcgcaatacgtggatttagtcattttaatcaaattttgttaagattatttgacatttcaagcgtgtttcataatagtatttgacttaacattaaagcaaaaatgtgtcaaacaacataaacaactcaaatacaatcctgaaatgcgtacgaaacattaaataaacttaccaaaatttgattaaaaggactaaattcatcgaaagatgaatgactaaattggtccaaagtttcgaaataaactaattccaaaattcactgaaaattaagagaccaaaaacatatttaacctaaaaattaacactacttttaattcaaaattttgagaaaataaatttataatctttttatataatgtttaattttgtcatttCTATTAAACGTGAGATTTAGACTCATACTTAAATTATTCTAAACCGATCCGAAGAAGGAATAAGAAAGAATCCGATGGGAAACAAATACCAAAAGTTAAGGTCATATGAAGGCTTTGGAAGGGCTCATGGTTTATGATTTGTCCTTGTTAAGggaaaccaatttagtgactaGTGGGAAGCAATAACATGGTTCAATGTTTCACAAATacaaaaaagattgaaaaaggaGAAATCCACACTCAAGTTATGGAAGGAATCTTTTTGTTTTCTGCTACTACTTTTCTGGTAATAGAGAATTGAATCTCACAAAACTTGATTCCTTATTTCTTGCACGTAAACTATACAATCACTATCTCACACGTCAGAATTAGTATTTAATGCAGAGTGGAATGCAATATGCATTAACCATTGCGTATGCTCTGCAAATTCCCTTCCAACCTTCACATGCCATCTGGACAACTCAAATATTTAactctcttcttttcttccatttcacaCTTTAGTGCACAATTGCATTTGCATcaacattatttataatataaaccaAGTTATCAATAAACTATTATGTGGTTGCTATAACTTACTTATTACTCTCACACTCCCATTTTGGCAGTAATATCATCCTTACCTAAAAAACACTGTTGTTTCTAAACATTATATGAAAcatattataacaaataattttgttgacattacaaaatttatttatatgaaataaatgtGTGTATAAAGTCACTTTATTGAATGAAGACTTTGAGGAAGCAACttttatctagtaatatattatatattactgcATCGTGATAAGGCAGGGTCCAtcaataattgaaattattatatgaGCAAAGCCACCAAAACCAGTGCTCACTATTAATAACTAAATGATTTTGTGACGTTATCATTGTACTATTACTATATATCAATAAGCCATCCATCAAACACTTttattccttttcttcttcttcatcatcttcatcatcttatcttctccttttcttcatGTTCTTCAAGAATTAGAATTGATGGCAGTTAACAGTTATTCTTCAGCTCAAATCTCACTTCAGAAATATGGTTCATTTCTGAAATATGCCAACAAAGATTTGAAGTCAAAACACTGCTCTGTCCCACAGAAAAAAGCACCAGTTGGTCCAGTAGCATTTAGAATCACAGCATCCATCAAGAACAAGGTTAATTCATaccttatcatgtttcttttataCATACTCTTGTATCTATATTCTAGGCTTTTTGGTTGTTGTTACTCTTATCCAAAATTGAGAATCAAACACTTAACAAGTCCTATATGGTTGATTGATTAAAAGAAATTTGACCTAGTTTAAGGATTTTTGTGTTAATCGCTCTCTATTTTGCTCCTAAACAGATTTATGAGGACAAATCTCAGGGCATAATTTGCTATGAAGATGAGAGTGGAGAAATAATTTGTGAAGGTTATGATGAAGGGCCTCGTTATCAACGAATTCCAAGGCCAACCCATCATCCAAGGTACAGAATCTTATCCAACCTTGTACTTAACTCCATATGATGTTAAACATTATTATGAACTTTGACGTCTCAGTTATGCTGATACTCCGGATCATTCGATTCATGATATTAATCGATCTCTAATAACACATAACTAaattcaaattatgaaaaagaatTAACAGCACTTGATTATATGGATCATCCCTCACCAAAAAGAATAGAGAAAAGGTGTTCAACTCCAAAGTAGTACTATTGTATCTGAATAAAGGAAATTTCATTTGTTGGTTCAGGGATGTTGAAATCATGAATCTTGTGCAACAACAAAGTTGGCTTCAGATTGTTAAAGGGGAAGAAATCAATCATTTAGCAAAAGGAGTTCTTCGTCAACAAGAGGATTTAAACTTCAACAGATGGCTTTAACTTGTTCAAAACTGTTACTACCACACCAAATAGTTTCTAAGCGATGTGAAACTATTGAGTCTGtggtagaaaaaaaaaccaataaGGCTTTTGTCACACTCAAAGGCCTTAACAGTTACACGCAGTGCTAATTTGTAGCAGAAAGGAATAATAGCACAAATATATGCTGTAATTGGTGAATGAAATAGGACAAGTTCTTGCACAAATTTCATGAAAGTTGTACAAATTGACAGTGGTGAATGGTGatgcttttctttttcaatctGTTCATACAGTTTCATATcagatttttatattatctgaTAGATGAAAGGGA
Coding sequences:
- the LOC114165990 gene encoding uncharacterized protein LOC114165990 produces the protein MAVNSYSSAQISLQKYGSFLKYANKDLKSKHCSVPQKKAPVGPVAFRITASIKNKIYEDKSQGIICYEDESGEIICEGYDEGPRYQRIPRPTHHPRDVEIMNLVQQQSWLQIVKGEEINHLAKGVLRQQEDLNFNRWL